CTCATTTGTTCTTATGATTTGATTTTATCCACCGTTTCGCAGCATATCGGCAAACTCACCGGGCAATGGGCTCTCCTCAACGGCTTTAGCAGCTTGTTCAACATCATACTCTACCCTGATGAATTCGACCTTCAGATCGTTTTTATCGTTCAGATCCAGATCACCATCCCACTCAATCATGGCATAGCATGCGCGGGGATCTCCGTCTTTGGGCTTACCGACTGATCCGATATTAATGGCATGTCGTATCTCTCCGCTTTCATCCTCTATGGTTTTATGATAGGGCTTGTGCGTATGGCCAAACGCCATCACATGGGTATCAGCCTTTTGCATCATTCTAAGCATGCTTTTTTCGGCGCGATCTTCAAATAGGTACTCGTTGATTTTCCGCGGACTCCCGTGCACCATCAGGAAGTTCCAGGGATTACCGTTCACGCCGAACTCAAGTCTCAGATGTGCCGGCAGTGAGCGTAAGTAGGCCCGGTTCCCGGAACTAATCATTCGGTTTGTATATGTGATTGAGTCAACACCCCTCGCCTCATCCTCCGGCGTTTTGTACGCGCAGCCGCAGTCGTCGCTGGAAAGCCCGACGCCCTGATCGTAA
The sequence above is drawn from the Balneolales bacterium ANBcel1 genome and encodes:
- a CDS encoding metallophosphoesterase family protein produces the protein MKVALFSDIHANIDALTPVLKDIEQRKPDAVYCLGDLVGYAPYPNEVVELIRSKGIPVIAGNYDQGVGLSSDDCGCAYKTPEDEARGVDSITYTNRMISSGNRAYLRSLPAHLRLEFGVNGNPWNFLMVHGSPRKINEYLFEDRAEKSMLRMMQKADTHVMAFGHTHKPYHKTIEDESGEIRHAINIGSVGKPKDGDPRACYAMIEWDGDLDLNDKNDLKVEFIRVEYDVEQAAKAVEESPLPGEFADMLRNGG